In Arthrobacter sp. SLBN-112, a genomic segment contains:
- a CDS encoding DUF3817 domain-containing protein — translation MPLRTTVVRAFRILAIAEACSWAALLAGMYFKWIAGTTELGVQVAGPVHGALFMGYGLAALMLWRVERWPFRVAALAGFSAVFPFATILFERWAGRRGYLDTALPESTPDRLASSRS, via the coding sequence ATGCCGCTGAGGACCACAGTGGTCCGGGCCTTCCGGATCCTTGCCATCGCCGAAGCCTGCAGTTGGGCAGCGCTGCTGGCCGGGATGTACTTCAAATGGATCGCCGGAACCACAGAGCTTGGCGTCCAGGTGGCGGGGCCCGTCCACGGCGCCCTGTTCATGGGCTATGGGCTGGCAGCACTGATGCTCTGGCGCGTGGAGCGATGGCCCTTCCGGGTGGCGGCACTGGCAGGTTTCTCCGCGGTCTTCCCGTTCGCAACCATCCTGTTCGAGCGCTGGGCCGGGCGTCGCGGCTACCTTGACACCGCGTTGCCGGAGAGCACCCCCGACCGCCTCGCGTCCAGCCGCAGCTGA
- a CDS encoding RDD family protein, with amino-acid sequence MVDRKDIGSWLSGPDTSGVSKYPGERLGLPESGPGSIARAGRRIVAIMIDWGIALLISNFAFGGDSWATLAVFAIEQILLVGTLGYSIGHRIMGIAVVRPGGGTPGPLAALVRTVLLCLVIPAVIFDPDQRGLHDKAMNTLLIRR; translated from the coding sequence GTGGTAGATCGCAAAGACATTGGTTCCTGGCTCAGCGGACCGGATACGTCCGGCGTCTCCAAATATCCGGGTGAGCGGCTGGGCCTGCCGGAGTCCGGTCCCGGCTCCATCGCACGGGCAGGACGCAGGATCGTCGCGATCATGATCGATTGGGGCATTGCGCTCCTGATCAGCAACTTTGCGTTCGGCGGTGACTCCTGGGCCACGCTTGCGGTCTTCGCCATCGAACAGATCCTGCTGGTGGGAACCCTTGGCTACAGCATCGGCCACCGCATCATGGGCATTGCCGTGGTGAGGCCGGGTGGGGGCACGCCCGGACCGCTCGCCGCCCTGGTGAGGACGGTCCTGCTGTGCCTGGTCATCCCCGCCGTCATTTTCGACCCCGACCAGCGCGGACTTCATGACAAGGCGATGAATACGCTGCTGATCCGCCGGTAG